The following proteins come from a genomic window of Gimesia chilikensis:
- the rho gene encoding transcription termination factor Rho yields the protein MAKSIKLQTSENDGLVASENIDGLDSNGKAGKTATRDQRADAISKAADERYEKIKQSEIHIADLQRLTMKELMQLAKEENLTEYTGLKKQDLIFKILKERTKVNGLMFGEGTLEILPDGFGFLRSPDYHYLPCPDDIYVSPSQIRRFGLRTGAIVAGQIRPPKENERYFALLRVEAVNGCDPEILTTKVFFDDLTPLHPKERLRLSSPAGNLSTRIVDLVAPVGMGQRGLIVSPPRAGKTVMLQEMAKCVLASHPSAYVFILLIDERPEEVTDMERQVGGDRCEVVSSTFDEPPSRHIQVSEMVIEKAKRMVEYGEDVVIFLDSITRLARAWNTEVPHSGKILSGGVDANALQHPKRFFGAARNVEEGGSLTIVATALVDTGSRMDEVIFEEFKGTGNTELHLDRRMVEKRIWPAIDVNKSGTRREELLMDEEELRRVWILRRVLNDMNPVDAMELLTNRMRRSKTNEEFLLSMNLG from the coding sequence ATGGCCAAATCCATAAAACTTCAGACCTCTGAAAATGACGGGCTTGTGGCTTCAGAAAATATAGACGGGTTAGACTCGAACGGTAAAGCGGGCAAAACCGCGACGCGCGATCAGCGCGCGGATGCCATCTCCAAAGCGGCAGATGAACGCTACGAAAAAATCAAGCAGAGCGAAATTCACATCGCCGATCTGCAGCGGCTGACCATGAAAGAACTCATGCAGCTTGCCAAGGAAGAAAACCTCACGGAATACACCGGGCTCAAAAAACAGGACCTGATCTTCAAGATCCTGAAAGAACGAACCAAGGTCAACGGTCTCATGTTCGGCGAAGGAACTCTCGAGATCCTGCCGGACGGCTTCGGCTTCCTCCGCAGCCCCGATTACCACTACCTCCCCTGCCCGGACGACATTTACGTCTCGCCCAGCCAGATCCGACGCTTCGGATTACGCACCGGTGCGATCGTGGCGGGGCAGATTCGTCCGCCCAAAGAAAACGAACGTTACTTCGCACTGCTGCGAGTCGAAGCGGTCAACGGTTGTGATCCCGAAATCCTCACGACCAAAGTCTTCTTCGATGACCTGACCCCGCTGCACCCTAAAGAACGGCTCCGCCTCTCTTCACCTGCCGGCAACCTGAGCACGCGCATTGTCGATCTCGTGGCCCCCGTCGGTATGGGACAGCGTGGTTTGATCGTATCACCTCCACGTGCCGGTAAAACGGTCATGCTGCAGGAGATGGCCAAGTGCGTTCTCGCCAGCCATCCCAGCGCGTACGTGTTCATCCTGCTGATTGACGAGCGGCCGGAAGAGGTCACCGACATGGAACGACAGGTCGGCGGCGACCGCTGCGAAGTCGTCTCCAGTACATTCGACGAGCCGCCGAGCCGACACATTCAGGTTTCGGAAATGGTCATTGAAAAAGCCAAACGCATGGTGGAATACGGTGAAGACGTTGTCATCTTCCTGGATTCCATCACCCGCCTGGCCCGTGCCTGGAACACCGAAGTCCCGCACTCTGGTAAGATCCTCTCCGGTGGTGTAGACGCAAACGCGCTGCAGCACCCCAAACGGTTCTTCGGTGCTGCCCGTAACGTGGAAGAAGGGGGCAGCCTGACAATCGTTGCAACCGCCCTTGTCGATACCGGCAGCCGCATGGATGAAGTGATCTTCGAAGAATTCAAAGGGACCGGTAACACCGAACTGCACCTCGACCGTAGAATGGTCGAAAAGCGTATCTGGCCCGCCATCGATGTCAACAAGTCGGGTACCCGTCGCGAAGAACTGCTGATGGACGAAGAAGAACTCCGTCGCGTCTGGATCCTCAGACGGGTTCTCAACGATATGAATCCAGTTGATGCGATGGAACTGTTGACCAACCGGATGCGACGTTCTAAAACGAACGAAGAATTTCTGCTGAGCATGAACCTGGGATAA
- a CDS encoding deoxyribonuclease IV, with product MPLLGAHQSIAGGYYKAVDLAAEFEMDCVQIFTKNNNQWRAKPLTDKDVALFQEHLESTGVSRPCSHMSYLINLASPKDELWNKSIDAVVVELERAEALGLEGAVMHPGSFVTSSEEEGLDRIVAAIDQIHEKTDGFQTQIWLETTAGQGSNLGHRFEQLAYLLEQVKEGERLGICVDTCHIFAAGYPLIEADEYQSTMQELDNVIGYDRVRAFHLNDSKCEFGSRKDRHENIGKGFLGLEPFRHLLNDPNFQDRPMYLETPKDEEDGVPLDQINMQTLRGLCED from the coding sequence ATGCCATTACTGGGAGCACATCAGTCGATTGCTGGTGGATATTATAAAGCCGTGGATCTGGCTGCTGAATTTGAAATGGACTGCGTGCAGATCTTCACCAAGAACAACAACCAGTGGCGGGCCAAGCCTCTGACGGATAAAGATGTGGCTCTGTTCCAAGAGCATCTGGAGTCGACGGGCGTGAGTCGTCCCTGCTCGCATATGAGCTATCTGATTAATCTCGCCAGTCCCAAAGATGAACTCTGGAACAAATCGATCGATGCCGTCGTTGTGGAACTGGAACGAGCGGAAGCCCTCGGACTGGAAGGGGCCGTGATGCATCCCGGCAGTTTCGTGACTTCCAGCGAAGAAGAGGGTCTGGACCGGATCGTGGCTGCCATCGATCAGATTCATGAGAAGACCGATGGCTTCCAGACCCAGATCTGGCTGGAGACCACCGCTGGCCAGGGATCGAATCTGGGACATCGCTTCGAACAACTGGCGTATCTGCTGGAGCAGGTCAAGGAAGGGGAGCGACTGGGGATCTGTGTTGATACCTGTCATATCTTTGCCGCCGGCTATCCTCTGATCGAAGCGGACGAATACCAGTCAACCATGCAGGAACTGGATAATGTGATCGGTTACGATCGCGTGCGGGCCTTCCATCTGAATGACAGCAAGTGTGAGTTTGGCAGTCGTAAAGACCGTCATGAAAACATCGGTAAAGGCTTCCTCGGACTGGAACCGTTTCGGCATCTGCTCAATGATCCGAATTTCCAGGACCGTCCGATGTATCTGGAAACTCCCAAGGATGAGGAAGACGGCGTGCCGCTGGATCAGATTAACATGCAGACCCTGCGTGGGTTATGCGAAGACTGA
- a CDS encoding efflux RND transporter permease subunit translates to MISSFYQKYSRCLIWGVFCTLPILAFMAELLPSNNDIETWLPKDSDVRIVYDRFKAEFGAEEVILVAVEKGLDQPALIEGTAGRIETLASVRECWTPDRLKNILNEFQVEPAEVNRRLDGLLMNKQHNMAGILVLLSDEGIKDRAGTVAGIREKLEYNQLTGREVKLAGAPVVIAELDRLGSQKSNKKFFIITLLISLCLLYYSFREWKKTLATLGLTIWAINLTTALIYLGGGEMNFILGALSVMVLVFTLAISIHVHHYVASCIDQPDPLSAALKIAWKPCFLATLTTTIGLYSLTISEIGPVTQFGYAASLGTFVSLITGLGLTPAVLTIWPIDPKTIHAAESRWNFQKCANWLIDHSGRVSLATIVLVMITGVGLFSLKTKIDPLDFLPAEGRVIQDVRSVQENLTELDSVEAIVDFGDDDKPFIEKVERVRELEKVIQQHPAVRHTMSLASFFPNQFPESPFETARLLSKAQSKHGENDFVSDGERLWRISARISSDAELPQDQIYDELSAMINDPQVVLTGVAPLLRRAQNQIFTGFWESFSMAFVIITIVMIVSLRSIKAGLVAMVPNLTPICIVFGILGWYQIPIDIGIMMTASIALGIAVDGTFHFLVRYQEQFRLSRNSAQASRDSLLMTGEPIFTAAVITGAGMLALTLSNFVPTARFGYMMTSLLVAALVGDLILLPCLLALRPRNVDQPDGSDHKDSGAETDESRPRSPHFLKQSQQGAKDQSDKAVA, encoded by the coding sequence ATGATCTCATCTTTCTATCAAAAATACAGTCGTTGCCTGATCTGGGGTGTGTTCTGCACGCTGCCGATTCTGGCCTTCATGGCAGAGCTGCTGCCTTCCAACAATGATATCGAAACCTGGTTGCCCAAGGATTCGGATGTTCGCATTGTTTACGATCGCTTCAAGGCGGAGTTCGGTGCAGAAGAAGTCATTCTGGTGGCGGTAGAGAAGGGTTTGGATCAGCCGGCACTGATTGAAGGCACCGCAGGGCGGATCGAAACCTTAGCTTCCGTCAGAGAGTGCTGGACCCCCGATCGACTGAAAAATATTCTGAATGAGTTCCAGGTAGAACCAGCAGAGGTCAACCGTCGTCTGGACGGCCTGTTGATGAACAAGCAGCATAACATGGCCGGAATTCTGGTATTACTATCAGATGAGGGGATTAAAGACCGGGCAGGAACGGTCGCCGGGATTCGTGAAAAGCTGGAGTACAACCAGTTAACCGGACGTGAGGTCAAGCTGGCGGGAGCGCCGGTGGTGATTGCAGAACTGGATCGTCTGGGCAGTCAGAAATCCAATAAAAAGTTTTTCATCATCACGCTGCTGATCAGCCTGTGTCTCCTGTATTACTCCTTCCGCGAATGGAAGAAAACACTGGCCACACTGGGGCTGACGATCTGGGCCATCAACCTGACCACCGCTCTGATCTACCTGGGCGGCGGTGAGATGAACTTCATTCTTGGTGCCCTGTCGGTGATGGTGCTGGTATTCACGCTCGCCATTTCGATTCACGTGCATCATTATGTCGCCAGCTGTATCGATCAACCCGATCCCCTGTCTGCTGCACTCAAAATCGCCTGGAAACCCTGTTTTCTGGCGACCCTGACAACCACGATCGGCCTGTACTCGCTGACGATCAGCGAAATCGGACCAGTCACCCAGTTCGGCTATGCCGCCTCACTGGGAACGTTCGTCTCCCTGATTACCGGACTCGGGCTCACTCCCGCGGTGTTGACCATCTGGCCCATTGATCCGAAAACCATCCACGCCGCGGAATCCCGCTGGAACTTCCAGAAATGTGCCAACTGGTTGATCGATCATTCCGGACGCGTGTCGCTGGCGACAATCGTATTGGTGATGATTACCGGCGTAGGCTTGTTCAGTCTTAAAACGAAAATTGATCCACTCGATTTTCTGCCCGCGGAAGGACGAGTGATTCAGGATGTGAGATCCGTTCAGGAGAATCTGACCGAACTCGATTCCGTCGAAGCGATTGTCGATTTTGGCGATGACGACAAGCCATTTATCGAAAAAGTAGAGCGTGTTCGCGAGCTGGAAAAAGTGATCCAGCAGCATCCTGCTGTCAGGCACACCATGTCGCTGGCGAGCTTTTTCCCGAATCAGTTTCCCGAAAGTCCGTTTGAAACAGCCCGGCTGTTGTCAAAGGCGCAGTCGAAGCACGGAGAGAATGACTTTGTTTCTGATGGGGAACGGCTGTGGCGGATTTCCGCTCGCATCAGCAGCGATGCAGAGCTGCCTCAGGATCAGATTTACGATGAACTGTCGGCGATGATCAATGACCCGCAGGTCGTTCTGACCGGCGTGGCTCCGTTGTTAAGACGTGCTCAGAACCAGATCTTTACCGGCTTCTGGGAAAGCTTTTCGATGGCCTTTGTGATCATTACGATCGTGATGATTGTCTCACTGCGTTCCATCAAGGCGGGACTGGTGGCCATGGTTCCCAACCTGACGCCGATCTGCATCGTGTTCGGCATCCTGGGCTGGTACCAGATTCCGATCGACATCGGGATCATGATGACCGCCAGTATCGCGCTGGGCATCGCCGTCGACGGGACGTTCCACTTCCTGGTGCGATACCAGGAGCAGTTCCGTCTTTCCCGTAATTCGGCTCAGGCTTCCCGCGATTCCCTGCTGATGACCGGTGAACCGATCTTTACGGCTGCGGTGATTACCGGGGCCGGTATGCTGGCGTTAACGCTCAGCAACTTCGTGCCGACCGCGCGGTTTGGCTATATGATGACTTCACTGCTGGTGGCAGCACTGGTGGGAGATTTGATCCTGCTGCCCTGTCTGCTGGCCCTGCGACCACGGAATGTCGATCAGCCGGATGGATCTGATCACAAAGACAGTGGTGCCGAGACGGATGAGTCCCGGCCACGGAGTCCGCATTTTCTCAAGCAGTCGCAACAGGGAGCGAAAGATCAGTCAGACAAAGCAGTTGCATAG
- a CDS encoding SDR family oxidoreductase, whose amino-acid sequence MGYHLITGATGLLGRYLIRDLSMAGVPLAVLVRPTRRMTADQRIDMIMGFWDDQLGRELPRPVVLEGNINEENLGLSEEDLKWATENVDYMIHSAASLSFYSTSHESEPWRSNVGGAKKVLEFCKTAEIKKFAHVSTAYVCGLRTGRIMESDVDVGQESGNDYERSKLEAELMVRGSDQFESLTVFRPAIIIGDSKTGFTNTFHGFYAALQLGHTLMQMQSRDETGLLYASSRFTLNGDESKNLIPVDWVSAVMSYIITHPKHHGKTYHLTPLHPVQSRLVHDVLSTACKFYGSRFAGAGVELTDPNEGERLFYDHIRVYNSYWRDDPVFDSSNTQEAAPHLPCPHVDRDLLLHLSQVAIDMNFSWNDRTPHRFGVK is encoded by the coding sequence ATGGGATACCATCTGATCACAGGTGCCACCGGCTTACTGGGAAGATACTTAATTCGAGATTTGTCCATGGCGGGAGTCCCGCTGGCGGTGCTGGTGCGACCTACCCGACGGATGACAGCAGACCAGCGGATCGACATGATCATGGGCTTCTGGGATGATCAGCTGGGCCGTGAACTGCCGCGACCTGTCGTGCTGGAAGGCAACATCAATGAAGAGAATCTGGGGTTAAGTGAAGAGGACCTGAAGTGGGCCACTGAGAATGTGGACTACATGATTCATTCCGCCGCCAGCCTCTCATTCTACAGCACCAGCCATGAAAGTGAGCCCTGGCGTTCCAATGTGGGCGGTGCAAAAAAAGTGCTGGAGTTCTGTAAAACCGCGGAAATCAAAAAGTTTGCTCACGTTTCGACTGCGTATGTCTGTGGTTTACGAACCGGTCGGATCATGGAATCCGACGTCGATGTGGGACAGGAATCAGGAAATGACTACGAGCGGAGCAAACTCGAAGCAGAACTGATGGTTCGCGGCTCCGATCAGTTTGAATCGCTGACCGTCTTCCGTCCGGCGATCATTATTGGCGATTCCAAAACCGGATTCACGAACACCTTCCACGGATTCTATGCCGCTCTGCAGCTGGGACACACCCTGATGCAGATGCAGTCCCGTGATGAAACGGGCCTGTTGTATGCCAGCTCCCGGTTCACTCTGAACGGTGATGAATCCAAGAACCTGATTCCCGTCGACTGGGTTTCCGCAGTGATGTCATACATCATTACGCATCCCAAGCATCATGGCAAAACGTACCATCTGACTCCGCTGCATCCGGTCCAGTCCCGCCTGGTGCACGATGTGCTTTCGACGGCCTGCAAGTTCTATGGTTCCCGGTTTGCAGGGGCTGGCGTGGAATTGACTGACCCCAATGAAGGGGAACGCTTGTTCTACGATCACATCCGGGTGTACAACTCTTACTGGCGCGATGACCCGGTCTTCGACAGTTCCAACACGCAAGAGGCGGCACCGCATCTGCCTTGTCCGCACGTGGATCGCGATCTGCTGCTGCATCTGTCGCAGGTGGCGATTGATATGAACTTCAGCTGGAACGATCGTACGCCCCACCGGTTCGGCGTTAAGTAG
- the nusB gene encoding transcription antitermination factor NusB: protein MSLRKQARQLVVQMLYQIDLNSDITAEEIRAMIDEHGRSKTVRAFAWELFTGVMEFKQQIDAEIVHVAENWSLKRMAVTDRNILRLGTYELLHTDTPSAVIIDEAVELAREFGSAQSSQFVNGILDKLVPGRHDENRAAPPLPTEPAPQPPVEEDPEEEDPPLKPGSPWAT from the coding sequence ATGTCTCTCCGAAAACAGGCACGCCAGCTGGTCGTGCAAATGCTTTACCAGATCGACCTCAACTCTGATATCACTGCGGAAGAGATTCGCGCAATGATCGATGAGCATGGTCGCAGCAAAACAGTTCGCGCTTTCGCCTGGGAACTGTTTACCGGAGTGATGGAATTCAAACAGCAGATCGATGCGGAAATTGTCCACGTCGCAGAGAACTGGTCCCTGAAGCGGATGGCAGTCACCGATCGTAACATCCTGCGACTGGGAACCTACGAGTTGCTGCACACCGACACACCGTCTGCAGTCATTATCGATGAAGCCGTCGAACTGGCTCGTGAATTCGGCAGTGCTCAGTCATCCCAGTTCGTTAACGGGATCCTGGATAAGCTCGTCCCCGGACGACACGACGAAAATCGTGCCGCCCCTCCTCTGCCAACTGAGCCCGCTCCTCAACCACCGGTGGAAGAAGATCCCGAAGAGGAAGATCCTCCACTAAAGCCGGGCAGCCCCTGGGCTACTTAA
- the ribH gene encoding 6,7-dimethyl-8-ribityllumazine synthase: protein MNHKLIEGNLLARDANYAIVVSRWNELITRRLLDGALETFRRHGGSEEKISVYWVPGSFELPLVADKLAKSGRFQAVCCLGAVIQGSTMHHDYINHQVAAGIMRSSQESGIPVLFGVLTCETMEQAMDRAGGKVGNKGSEAALAAIEMVNLLDSIDQDQPSA, encoded by the coding sequence ATGAACCACAAACTGATTGAAGGCAACCTGCTGGCCCGCGATGCGAACTATGCAATTGTTGTATCCCGCTGGAATGAACTGATTACCCGCCGTCTGCTGGATGGCGCACTGGAAACATTCCGTCGTCACGGGGGTTCCGAAGAGAAAATTTCTGTCTACTGGGTGCCTGGTTCCTTCGAGCTGCCGCTCGTCGCTGATAAACTGGCCAAAAGTGGACGCTTTCAGGCAGTCTGCTGCCTCGGTGCCGTCATTCAGGGCAGCACCATGCACCACGATTACATCAATCATCAGGTGGCTGCAGGCATCATGCGCAGCAGCCAGGAGAGCGGGATTCCCGTTCTGTTTGGTGTTTTAACCTGTGAAACAATGGAACAGGCCATGGATCGGGCCGGTGGAAAAGTCGGCAATAAAGGGAGTGAAGCCGCTCTGGCCGCGATTGAGATGGTCAATCTGTTAGACTCGATTGATCAGGATCAGCCATCCGCCTGA
- a CDS encoding sulfatase has protein sequence MSRCFTPVPETALCIQIDSLIEEETSMRLIVSLFLLCFILSPLAKISSLRAAEQPNIIILLADDLGYGELGCQGNPQIPTPHIDSLAQEGIRFTQAYVTAPNCSPSRAGLLTGKIPTRFGYEFNPIGARNEDPGTGLPPAEQTLAELLHDQGYTTGLIGKWHLGGAADYHPYRHGFDEFFGFMHEGHYFVPPPYQGVTTMLRRKTLPGGSKGRWIGGQLIYSTHMGYDEPDYDANNPIIRGGQPVVEPEYLTDAFTREAVSFIDRHQDKPFFLYLAYNAVHSPLQGKQADMQSFQNIDDVHRRIFAAMLASLDQSVGQILKQVRKAKLDRNTLIVFLSDNGGPTRELTSSNLPLRGEKGSMYEGGLRVPFLMRWTGKLPAGQTYSQPVSSMDLFSTSAVLSGAPLPDDLDGENLMPYLLKEKEGTPHHAFFWRQGKRAALRLGDWKIVKMRGKADIKDWELYHITEDLSEQTNLASERQDKLQELLTRWNELNSQMKPALF, from the coding sequence ATGAGCCGCTGTTTCACTCCGGTCCCGGAAACGGCCCTGTGTATTCAAATCGATTCGCTCATCGAAGAGGAAACCAGCATGCGTCTGATCGTCTCCCTGTTTCTGCTCTGTTTCATCCTGTCCCCCCTGGCAAAAATTTCCTCCCTGCGAGCTGCAGAACAGCCCAACATCATCATCCTACTCGCCGATGACCTGGGTTACGGAGAACTGGGTTGCCAGGGAAATCCGCAGATTCCCACGCCTCATATCGACTCACTGGCGCAAGAAGGAATTCGTTTTACACAGGCTTATGTCACCGCGCCCAACTGTAGTCCGTCACGGGCCGGCCTGCTGACGGGTAAAATACCGACTCGCTTCGGTTATGAATTCAATCCCATCGGTGCCCGCAATGAAGATCCAGGTACGGGCCTGCCTCCTGCAGAGCAGACGCTGGCCGAACTTCTGCACGACCAGGGTTACACGACCGGCCTGATCGGAAAATGGCATCTGGGGGGCGCTGCCGACTATCATCCCTACCGCCATGGATTCGACGAATTCTTCGGCTTCATGCACGAAGGACACTACTTCGTCCCGCCGCCGTATCAGGGTGTGACCACCATGCTGCGTCGCAAGACACTTCCCGGTGGAAGCAAGGGCCGCTGGATCGGAGGTCAGCTGATTTACTCAACGCACATGGGATACGATGAACCCGATTACGACGCTAACAACCCCATCATTCGCGGCGGACAACCGGTTGTGGAACCGGAATACCTGACCGATGCGTTTACGCGGGAAGCGGTCAGCTTTATCGATCGCCACCAGGACAAACCCTTTTTTCTCTACCTGGCGTATAACGCGGTTCACAGTCCTCTGCAGGGGAAACAGGCGGACATGCAGAGTTTTCAAAACATTGATGATGTCCACCGACGCATCTTTGCCGCCATGCTTGCTTCCCTGGATCAAAGTGTCGGTCAGATTCTGAAGCAGGTCCGAAAAGCCAAACTGGATCGCAACACGTTGATTGTCTTTCTGAGTGACAACGGAGGTCCGACGCGCGAACTCACTTCCAGTAATCTGCCTCTGAGGGGCGAGAAGGGATCCATGTATGAAGGAGGACTGCGGGTTCCCTTTCTGATGCGCTGGACAGGCAAGCTGCCTGCTGGCCAAACCTATTCGCAGCCAGTCAGCAGTATGGATCTTTTCAGCACGTCGGCAGTTCTCTCTGGCGCACCGCTGCCGGACGACCTGGATGGTGAAAACCTGATGCCGTACCTGTTGAAAGAAAAAGAGGGCACGCCGCATCACGCGTTTTTCTGGCGTCAGGGCAAGCGAGCTGCACTCCGACTGGGGGACTGGAAAATTGTCAAAATGCGGGGCAAAGCCGACATCAAAGACTGGGAGCTGTACCACATCACAGAGGATCTGTCGGAACAGACCAATCTCGCCAGTGAGCGGCAGGACAAACTGCAGGAACTGCTCACCCGCTGGAACGAACTGAATTCGCAGATGAAGCCGGCCCTGTTTTGA
- a CDS encoding PilZ domain-containing protein, whose amino-acid sequence MEETPWSRPSMEDLKHVLASFGNQDAVNVRDVDRLELSVPAEIKTSRGNTISAMTREISRQGLGLLHKGMINPGEVTVKLASETREFEYRVKIMWCTPCDNGMFISGGEFLTKPEN is encoded by the coding sequence ATGGAAGAAACGCCATGGAGCCGTCCTTCAATGGAGGACCTGAAACACGTACTGGCCAGCTTCGGTAATCAGGATGCCGTCAATGTCCGTGACGTGGATCGCCTGGAACTCTCCGTACCCGCAGAGATCAAAACCTCACGGGGGAATACCATTTCAGCCATGACTCGTGAAATCAGTCGTCAGGGGCTTGGACTGCTGCACAAAGGGATGATCAATCCGGGCGAAGTAACCGTCAAACTGGCCAGCGAAACGCGTGAATTTGAATACCGCGTCAAGATCATGTGGTGCACGCCTTGCGATAACGGTATGTTCATCAGCGGTGGTGAGTTTCTCACCAAACCGGAAAACTAA
- the coaE gene encoding dephospho-CoA kinase (Dephospho-CoA kinase (CoaE) performs the final step in coenzyme A biosynthesis.): MSCHKAIPTISLIGGIGSGKSAVAKTVNSFRPIRVIDADKIGHEVLDFPEVQQKIRARFGSVVFNEQGIIIRKELARLVFGETKQHQEALDALEKIVHPEIHRRLEQEIVAARSEGQVDAILVDAAVILEAGWQKLCDHIVFIECPFEQRLHRVTENRGWSAAELSKRENQQLPLSEKRKLATSVIHNDQDLESAGLQLSRFIDSILPTEKETIQ; encoded by the coding sequence GTGTCTTGTCATAAAGCCATCCCTACGATTTCTCTGATTGGAGGAATCGGATCAGGTAAAAGTGCAGTAGCCAAAACAGTAAATTCATTTCGACCGATCAGAGTCATCGATGCCGACAAGATCGGACACGAAGTACTTGATTTCCCCGAAGTTCAACAGAAAATACGAGCCCGTTTCGGGTCTGTGGTGTTCAATGAACAGGGGATAATAATACGTAAAGAACTCGCCAGACTCGTTTTTGGAGAAACAAAGCAACACCAGGAAGCATTAGACGCACTTGAAAAGATTGTCCATCCCGAGATTCATCGGAGGTTGGAACAGGAAATTGTGGCAGCCCGGTCTGAAGGACAGGTTGATGCCATCCTGGTAGACGCCGCCGTGATTCTGGAAGCGGGATGGCAAAAGCTGTGTGATCACATCGTTTTTATTGAGTGTCCCTTTGAGCAACGCCTGCACAGAGTGACTGAAAATCGAGGGTGGTCAGCAGCAGAATTAAGCAAACGGGAGAATCAACAGTTGCCTCTCTCAGAAAAGCGTAAACTGGCAACCAGCGTGATTCACAATGATCAGGACCTGGAATCAGCAGGTCTTCAATTATCCAGATTCATCGATTCAATACTGCCAACAGAAAAAGAGACAATTCAATGA